Below is a genomic region from Prochlorococcus marinus str. MIT 0918.
ATTGCTATTTTATTATTCCAAGACTTAGCAGAATTTCGTAATAAAATTTCACTAGTAAAATTATGACTTTCAGAATTGGCTAAATTTAGCAACATGTAAATAGGGGCAGAATTTATCACATATATAATATCTCTATTATAATTAGTATTAAATAAATTTAGGTCTAAATATTTAATAGGAATTTCAATATTACTAGTAGATAAATAAGAAGCTAGGATATTAGAAAATCGATTAATAGGATTCTGAACTGAATTAGTATTAGAATTACTTGTAAGGGCTAATTTAGTTATTGGAGCTCCATAGGATTCTAACTTGTCATTCTTATGCCAGTATTCAGGCCACCAATATTCCTTTTTTATCTCATAGAGTAAGATTTTATTATTTTTTTTGTATAAAAATTTATTATTAATAATAGAATCTGAAATTTCTTTTACATGATTTATATTTAAATCTGGATCTCCTTGTCCTAATACTTCGTAATTTCCAGAAGAATTTTTATATACCTTTGTAGATAAAGTAGAGTTCGGACCTAATTTTGAAAGTGCATATGCTGTTGAAAATAATTTAGTATTCGATGCTGGGATTAATTGTTTATTACTATTAATATCTACAATTATATCTGAATTATCCTTAATTAAGGTAATGCCCCATGAATTTTCATATGGATATATAATACTTCTAATTTTATTATCAAGTGGTATACAGATATTTTTATTAAAATCACTTGTTTTTAAGACATACTTAGTATATTCATTATATATAAAGTCAGGTATTAGATTTTTAAAATTAAAATTATTCTTATTTAAGGAGAAGGAAAAAATACCTGTAAATATACTTAATAAAATTAATCTCTTTCTCATAAACCTATTAATCAACATTTTAATCAGACAAGGCTATTGTTATAGATTCTTTATCAGGTCTTGATGTAAATGATTCCTTAAACCTAAATCCATCTCTAGAATAAGAGTATAATAACCAATCATTGTCATACTTTTTATAAAGTGCTCCTGTATTGAATGGTTCTAACCAATAAAGTTTATACCAGGACTTAATAAAGTTTATTCTTCGTTCTCTTCCTACATAACCTACTCCAATAGCTGTCTCTTCTAGTTTG
It encodes:
- a CDS encoding D-alanyl-D-alanine carboxypeptidase encodes the protein MRKRLILLSIFTGIFSFSLNKNNFNFKNLIPDFIYNEYTKYVLKTSDFNKNICIPLDNKIRSIIYPYENSWGITLIKDNSDIIVDINSNKQLIPASNTKLFSTAYALSKLGPNSTLSTKVYKNSSGNYEVLGQGDPDLNINHVKEISDSIINNKFLYKKNNKILLYEIKKEYWWPEYWHKNDKLESYGAPITKLALTSNSNTNSVQNPINRFSNILASYLSTSNIEIPIKYLDLNLFNTNYNRDIIYVINSAPIYMLLNLANSESHNFTSEILLRNSAKSWNNKIAIKRLSSWLSNIGIQKHGFSLFDGSGLSRKNRSTTLSLAKILYYMDNHKHRKYYVSSFSLVGYRGTLRNNYISKETYGNFIGKTGTLQNVRSLSGYIVNTPNGNLILSIIQNNSFINLNYFNDILSAIYNQKKCNY